Part of the Thiovulum sp. ES genome is shown below.
ACAAGTTGTTTTGAAACTTTTTAATATTGTTCGACCTCATCGTGCATACTTTGGTGAAAAAGACTGGCAACAACTCTCTTTAATCCAAGGAATGGTTCGCGATCTGTTTTTACCAGTTGAAATTGTTCCAGTCCAAATTGTTAGAGATAGTGATGAGGTAGCTCTTAGTAGTCGAAATCGATATTTATCAGAAAGAGAGAGAGAACTTGCTCGAAAAATTCCACAAAGCTTAAAAATCGGAAAAGAGCTTTTGGAAAAAGGTGAGAATTGGGAATTCACTCAAAAAAAGATTTCTAAAAACTTGTCAAACTTATCAGTTGAATATGTTGAACTTTGGAATGCTAGAATCCTAATAGCCGTTAAAATTGGTGAAACTAGGTTAATTGACAATATTGGAGTTAAAATTGAAAATTTCAGAAGCTGAAAAAGAGATCGAATTTCTTGATTTAAAAATTTTAGATTTATTAAGTCATAGAGTTGATCTGATAAGATTTAATAGAGATTTGAAATCAAAATATGAAAAAGAGATTGTTCGAAAATTGATTGAGAGTAATCTAAAACACAACGAAGTTATTCCACAAAAAAATAGTTCCGACATATTATTTAGAGGAACAATTCCATTAAATTCTCGCAAAGAGTATTTTACAGAATCTCAAAGAGAACTCGCCAGAAAAATACGGAAAAGCTTAAATCTTGGTAGAGAACTTTTAGAAAAAGGTGAAACTTGGGAAACAGCATTAGAGAAGATAAAGAGCTTTTTAAATGGAACTCAAATCGAATATATAGATTTTCGAAGAGACAAAATTTTAATCGCTCTTATGATTGGCGAAACAAGACTAATTGACAACATGGAGGTAAGAATTGAAACTTAGTGAAATTAGAGTTGAAATTGACAAAATTGATGATGAGCTTTTGACTCTTGTTAATAAAAGAATGGAGTTTGTTAAACTTGTTGGTGAATTAAAACATAAAAACAAGAGTGCAATTTACCGACCAGAACGAGAAAAAGAGATTATTAAAAGATTGCAAAAGCAGAATCTTGAAAATAGCGGACTCTTAAAAGATGATGGAATCGAAGCACTCTTTTTAGAACTCTTTTCAGTTGCACGAAATTTGGAAAGACCTGAAAAGATTGCATATCTTGGACCAGACGGAAGTTTTACACATCAAGTTGCAGAGAGTCGTTTTGGTGCGGTTGCCGAATATCTACCAATGAAAGCTATTAAAGATGTTGTTAATACCGTTGAGACTGGTGGTGCAAAATATGGTGTTGTTCCTATTGAAAATAGTTCAAATGGAATTGTTGGTGAAACTTTTGATCTACTCGAAAGCACAGATTTGAAAATTATCGCTGAAGTCTATATTCCTGTTCATCACAGTTTTGTTTCTAAGTGTAATTCGCTCTCTGACATTAAACGAATCTACTCAAAAGATATAGCATTTAAACAGTGTGAAAATTTTCTTGAAGCTCACAATTTGGGTGGAGTTCAATTAATTCCAGTCGAATCAACAGCTCGAGCAGCCTATTTATCATCAAATGATGAAAATAGCGGTGCAATTTGTTCAAGTATTGCAAGTCGCCTCTACAATATTCCAATTCTTTTTGAAAATATTGAAGACTCAAAAAGCAACAAAACCCGTTTTATTATTCTTTCTGATTCTGGCATGGGGCGATACGACGGTGGAAAAACTTCAATAATTGTTAAATTTGATGATGACGACGAATCAGGATCTCTCTACCGTTTCTTAAAAGGTTTCAGCGAAAAAGGGATAAATCTTTCAAGAATTCAGAGCCGACCAATTCGAGATAAACATTTTAGATACAGCTTTTTTATTGACTTTGATGGCGACATTAGAAATCCAGAAATCGCGGAAATCGTTTCACCATACAAAGACAAAATGAAATGGCTTGGAACTTATGTTGGCAATAATTGATTGAAAAAATTAAACTAGGAGATTTTCTCTTAAGCGAACTTTTTGAGTATTTGGAAGAGTTTCATATCAAATCTGACGGACATTCTCTAATTCTTATCGAAATCTCAAAAGTTGAGAAAAAAATTTCGGAATTAAAAACAGGAAAAGATCTTCCTATTTCCGATTCCGAACTATTAAGACAGAAAAAAAGAGTTGGAGTTTTAAAACGACTCCAAAACTTGTATAAAAACTTGGAACAATTCTATTCTTAAATTTTTGTTTCGCCTCGATAGAGTTTGTCAAGAAGTCCAGAAACAAATTTTTCTGGTTCAAAATCGATGAGGTCTTCGGGCTTCTCACCAATTCCGACATGCAAAACAGGAACTTTTAAAGCTTCGGCAATTGAGAAAATTGCTCCACCTTTTGCTGTTCCGTCAAGTTTTGTGATAATAACTCCATCAATTCCAACCATCTCATTAAACTTTTCAGCTTGAATAATTGCAGAAGTTCCTTGAGTTCCATCAAGAATAAGAATTTTTTGATGCGGGGAATCAGGGAGTGCTTTTCCTGAAACTCGAATAATTTTTTTGAGTTCTTCAGCAAGATTACTTTGGTTGTGAAGTCGTCCTGCTGTATCAATAATAATCCTATCAACACCTTTTGCAACTCCAGATTTTACAGCATCAAAAGTTACACCAGAAGGATCGTGTCCCTGCTTTGAAAAAACAATTGGAACATCAATTTTGTCCGCCCACCGTTTCAACTGCTCAATCGCTGCGGCACGAAAAGTATCAGAAGCACCAAGTAAAACTCGCTTTCCACTATTTTTATATTTTGAGGCAAGTTTGGCAATTGTTGTTGTTTTTCCTGCTCCATTCACTCCAATAATAAGTTGGACAAGTGGTCTGACCTCATCGCTATTTTGAACATTTTCGGCGAAACATTGCAAAAGCCGTGGCTCTAAATCTTCTCGTGCAATCTCATTTGGTAAATCAAGAAGCAACTCCTCCACCAAATCATAAGTAACATCAGACTCAATTAGAATTTCCTCAAGCCTCTCTTTTTCAATATGATCAAGAACCTCGACAAGCAGAGCTTCATCAAGTGCTTTTATCGCCTCAATTGTCTTTTTAAAGCCTTTTTCAAAAAATCCTAACACCTACTTTGCCTCCCGCAATTCCAATGCCTCTTTAATATCGCTCTCAATCATCTCTTCAGGAACTGCACCAATGTAATGTGTAAAATATTCGCCATCTTTAAACATAACAAGAAGTGGAATTGAAAAATTTCGTGGCATTCTTAAAAGTGAAGCAATTGCATTTGATAGTTTGTAATTGTCTGGTGCAATTGAAATTGTGTAATTTGCTCCGTATTTACTTTTAAATTTACGAATATCTTTTCGGCTTTTCTTCTCTTCGAGCAAAACGCCAATAATTTTTAAATCATTTGGATATTTTTCCTGTAATGAACCGAGATGAGGTGCAACTGCTCTACATGCTGGACACCAAGTTGTAAAAAAATCAAAAAGCACAAGTCTAGTTTCACCTCGAACAACTTCTACTTTTTGTCCCTGTTTTGAGACTTCAAAAAATCCACTCTCTGCACCTTCTAGTGAATATGTCTTTTTTGAAACAAGAGTTGCATCAATCTCTTCCGAGACAACTTCACCCGAACTTTTTTCAACATGCGGATCGTCATGTTTGCTATCACATCCTGAATAGAGTAGGGCGAGAACAAGAGTTAAATAGTATATTTTCAAAATTTCCTCCGTTAAAATAAGACAAATTATAACAAAGCGGAAGAATCTATACATTCCCAAAAACATGAAATTGATAGAATTTCACTCAATATTAAAAAGACCAAAAGGAATAATTTGAATAGAGGTCAAAACGGTGGAGGGGATAATAATTTTTTCAATAAAAATCCCCTCATAACATTTGCAATTTTCTCACTGGTAACAATAGTATTTTTTAAAATGGTTATCGGTGAAGATACAGGCGAATCTTTCGCAAATAATCAAGTTCAGAAGTATCGTGAAATCAGATATTCTGAAATGAAAGAGATGATTAAAGAGGGTGGAGTTACTCGAGTTGAAATCGGGCAAACTTATGTAAAGGCTCTTGGTTTTGAGGGTGGTCAGCCCATTTCATATCGTTCAAAACTTGTCGGATATGATAAATCTCTTCTTGAAATGCTTGACGAAAAAGGAATTCCATATAGCGGATTTGATGAGTCAAATTGGTTTTTAGATATGTTTGGTTGGCTTTTTCCGTTTTTCCTAATTATGGGAATTTGGATGCTTTTTGCAAGTCGAATACAGAAAAACCTTGGTGGCGGAATGCTTGGGCTTGGACAATCTAAAAAACTTGTAAATTCAGAAAAACCAAAAACAAAATTTGATGATGTAGCAGGTTCTGAAGAAGCAAAAGAGGAAGTGAAAGAGATTGTTGATTTCTTAAAACACCCAGATAGATATATTTCACTTGGTGCAAAAATTCCAAAAGGTGTTCTTCTTGTTGGACCTCCAGGGACAGGAAAAACTCTACTCGCAAAAGCAGTTGCAGGAGAGGCTGAAGTTCCATTTTTTTCGGTAACTGGTTCAAGTTTTATTGAGATGTTTGTCGGAGTTGGTGCTTCTCGAGTTCGTGATCTTTTTGATGAAGCAAAGAAAACTGCTCCCGCAATCGTATTTATTGACGAAATTGATGCAATTGGGAAAAGTCGTGCTTCTGGTCCAATGGGTGGCGGAAATGATGAACGAGAACAGACTCTAAATCAGCTTCTTGCGGAGATGGATGGTTTTAACACAACTCTTCCTATTATTGTTCTTGCAGCAACAAACCGACCAGAAATTTTAGACCCTGCACTTATGAGACCTGGGCGATTTGACCGTCAAGTTCTTGTGGATAAACCAGATTTTAAAGGTCGAATTGAGATTTTAAATGTGCATATTAAAGATTATAAAATTGATGAAGATGTAGATTTAGAAGATATTGCACGACTTACGGCAGGACTTGCTGGGGCAGATTTGGCAAATATTGTTAATGAAGCAGCTCTACTTGCTGGTCGAAAAGAGCAGATGTCCGTTACTCACTCTGATTTTAAAGAGGCA
Proteins encoded:
- a CDS encoding signal recognition particle-docking protein FtsY (PFAM: SRP54-type protein, GTPase domain~TIGRFAM: signal recognition particle-docking protein FtsY); the encoded protein is MLGFFEKGFKKTIEAIKALDEALLVEVLDHIEKERLEEILIESDVTYDLVEELLLDLPNEIAREDLEPRLLQCFAENVQNSDEVRPLVQLIIGVNGAGKTTTIAKLASKYKNSGKRVLLGASDTFRAAAIEQLKRWADKIDVPIVFSKQGHDPSGVTFDAVKSGVAKGVDRIIIDTAGRLHNQSNLAEELKKIIRVSGKALPDSPHQKILILDGTQGTSAIIQAEKFNEMVGIDGVIITKLDGTAKGGAIFSIAEALKVPVLHVGIGEKPEDLIDFEPEKFVSGLLDKLYRGETKI
- a CDS encoding panthothenate synthetase (PFAM: Pantoate-beta-alanine ligase) — protein: MKISEAEKEIEFLDLKILDLLSHRVDLIRFNRDLKSKYEKEIVRKLIESNLKHNEVIPQKNSSDILFRGTIPLNSRKEYFTESQRELARKIRKSLNLGRELLEKGETWETALEKIKSFLNGTQIEYIDFRRDKILIALMIGETRLIDNMEVRIET
- a CDS encoding Membrane-associated protease FtsH (PFAM: Peptidase family M41; ATPase family associated with various cellular activities (AAA)~TIGRFAM: ATP-dependent metalloprotease FtsH), translated to MNRGQNGGGDNNFFNKNPLITFAIFSLVTIVFFKMVIGEDTGESFANNQVQKYREIRYSEMKEMIKEGGVTRVEIGQTYVKALGFEGGQPISYRSKLVGYDKSLLEMLDEKGIPYSGFDESNWFLDMFGWLFPFFLIMGIWMLFASRIQKNLGGGMLGLGQSKKLVNSEKPKTKFDDVAGSEEAKEEVKEIVDFLKHPDRYISLGAKIPKGVLLVGPPGTGKTLLAKAVAGEAEVPFFSVTGSSFIEMFVGVGASRVRDLFDEAKKTAPAIVFIDEIDAIGKSRASGPMGGGNDEREQTLNQLLAEMDGFNTTLPIIVLAATNRPEILDPALMRPGRFDRQVLVDKPDFKGRIEILNVHIKDYKIDEDVDLEDIARLTAGLAGADLANIVNEAALLAGRKEQMSVTHSDFKEAVERAIAGLEKKSRRINDKEKKIVAYHESGHALISEITKGAKKVNKVSIVPRGLAALGYTLNTPEENRFLAQKHELIAEVDVLLGGRGAEEVFFNEISTGASNDLERATDIFKSMVQYYGMSPVSGLMVLEKQRNSFLGGGYGGGRDFSEETAKDMDEFIKSSLQERYDVIKTHLETYRDAIEKMVESLYETETISGDEVRRIIREFEIENNLESLLQHEVKTDENSEKEEESKVDLDK
- a CDS encoding Thioredoxin (PFAM: Thioredoxin); its protein translation is MKIYYLTLVLALLYSGCDSKHDDPHVEKSSGEVVSEEIDATLVSKKTYSLEGAESGFFEVSKQGQKVEVVRGETRLVLFDFFTTWCPACRAVAPHLGSLQEKYPNDLKIIGVLLEEKKSRKDIRKFKSKYGANYTISIAPDNYKLSNAIASLLRMPRNFSIPLLVMFKDGEYFTHYIGAVPEEMIESDIKEALELREAK
- a CDS encoding chorismate mutase, clade 2 (PFAM: Prephenate dehydratase; Chorismate mutase type II~TIGRFAM: chorismate mutase domain of proteobacterial P-protein, clade 2), producing MKLSEIRVEIDKIDDELLTLVNKRMEFVKLVGELKHKNKSAIYRPEREKEIIKRLQKQNLENSGLLKDDGIEALFLELFSVARNLERPEKIAYLGPDGSFTHQVAESRFGAVAEYLPMKAIKDVVNTVETGGAKYGVVPIENSSNGIVGETFDLLESTDLKIIAEVYIPVHHSFVSKCNSLSDIKRIYSKDIAFKQCENFLEAHNLGGVQLIPVESTARAAYLSSNDENSGAICSSIASRLYNIPILFENIEDSKSNKTRFIILSDSGMGRYDGGKTSIIVKFDDDDESGSLYRFLKGFSEKGINLSRIQSRPIRDKHFRYSFFIDFDGDIRNPEIAEIVSPYKDKMKWLGTYVGNN
- a CDS encoding pantoate--beta-alanine ligase (PFAM: Pantoate-beta-alanine ligase~TIGRFAM: pantoate--beta-alanine ligase); its protein translation is MKICKSPKGLQKELYGKNSIGFVPTMGALHKGHKKLLEVAKFENEIIVLSIFVNPTQFLEGEDFSKYPRTIESDLEIAREIGVDFVFLPTPETIYFSDEISILAPKVGGFILEGEKRVGHFNGVLQVVLKLFNIVRPHRAYFGEKDWQQLSLIQGMVRDLFLPVEIVPVQIVRDSDEVALSSRNRYLSERERELARKIPQSLKIGKELLEKGENWEFTQKKISKNLSNLSVEYVELWNARILIAVKIGETRLIDNIGVKIENFRS